From Paenibacillus physcomitrellae, the proteins below share one genomic window:
- a CDS encoding VOC family protein has product MAAVVYLNFDGNAEQVIEFYSEALRAIKVKKVKLRDIPQDPNYLLPEKELNMIMESSIEFAGGKIMMSDILPSMKATMGELVKGNNVLISLVMDDKQKLEDYFNHLAVGGHVIMPLSNTPWSSCFGMLVDKFGVNWKFNSDADQFLDHVISSMN; this is encoded by the coding sequence ATGGCAGCTGTTGTATATTTGAACTTTGATGGAAATGCAGAACAAGTGATTGAATTTTATTCGGAGGCTTTAAGAGCAATAAAAGTAAAAAAAGTGAAATTAAGGGATATCCCCCAAGATCCAAACTACCTCTTGCCGGAAAAGGAGTTGAATATGATCATGGAGTCCTCCATAGAATTTGCAGGAGGGAAAATCATGATGTCGGACATTTTGCCTTCAATGAAGGCGACAATGGGCGAACTGGTGAAAGGGAATAATGTTCTGATTAGTCTGGTCATGGATGATAAGCAGAAACTGGAAGACTACTTTAATCATTTGGCTGTTGGCGGCCATGTGATCATGCCGTTATCCAATACTCCATGGTCTTCGTGTTTTGGAATGTTAGTTGATAAATTTGGAGTTAACTGGAAATTCAATAGCGACGCAGATCAGTTTCTTGATCACGTAATCTCCAGCATGAATTAA
- a CDS encoding YdeI/OmpD-associated family protein: MEMDHLIIVNSREQLRFWLQEHSKTEKYCWVLVSIMPKSDTLLYLDSVEEALCFGWIDGVKKKIAGMGLAQRLSPRSQKSSWTELNKERVRRLEKLGLMTDEGRKVLPDMDYDSFRIDPVIEQRLKEEKQGYENFKAFPDLYKRVRIDTIQSIKNQPKLFESRLDKFIANTRENKMYGQWNDNGRLLGRV; this comes from the coding sequence ATGGAAATGGATCATTTAATTATCGTAAATTCGAGAGAGCAGTTAAGGTTTTGGCTGCAGGAACATAGCAAGACTGAAAAATATTGTTGGGTTTTGGTTAGTATAATGCCCAAATCGGACACGCTCCTATATTTGGACTCGGTCGAGGAAGCTTTGTGTTTTGGATGGATCGATGGAGTCAAGAAGAAAATAGCTGGAATGGGACTGGCTCAAAGACTGTCTCCTCGAAGCCAAAAAAGCTCATGGACTGAATTGAATAAAGAACGTGTCCGCCGCCTCGAAAAGTTGGGGTTGATGACGGACGAAGGAAGAAAGGTCCTTCCTGATATGGATTACGATTCTTTTCGAATCGACCCCGTTATAGAGCAAAGGCTGAAAGAGGAGAAGCAAGGATATGAGAATTTCAAAGCCTTTCCGGATCTGTACAAAAGAGTTCGGATCGACACGATACAAAGCATAAAAAATCAGCCGAAATTATTTGAGAGCAGATTAGACAAATTCATAGCAAACACGAGAGAAAACAAAATGTATGGCCAATGGAACGATAATGGACGTTTGCTAGGTCGTGTCTGA
- a CDS encoding IS5 family transposase (programmed frameshift), with product MIQRRYELSDEQWEQIKDMFPPYKTGRPSKLGERTMFNAFLWIARSGAAWRDLPEERYGSWKTVYSRFCKWRDTGLLVAIFQTLQVEPDFENLSIDSTSVKAHQHSAGAKKTPQDMKVNQHIGVSRGGKTTKLHTVVDGLGNPLAFLLTGGQVYDSVPAIDLLQKLDITGSHILGDKAYGSEAFRNWITTKQASYTIPPKTNSQNPWKVDWYRYKERHLVECFFNKIKHFRRVATRYDKLAKSFLAFVHVAAIFKLTQ from the exons ATGATTCAAAGACGGTACGAATTAAGCGATGAACAGTGGGAACAGATTAAAGACATGTTTCCCCCCTACAAAACAGGACGTCCGTCAAAATTAGGTGAACGAACCATGTTTAACGCGTTTCTATGGATCGCTCGAAGTGGTGCTGCCTGGCGCGATCTACCGGAGGAACGCTATGGTTCATGGAAAACGGTCTACAGTCGCTTCTGCAAGTGGCGAGATACCGGACTGCTTGTCGCGATCTTCCAAACGCTTCAGGTCGAACCTGACTTTGAAAACTTGAGCATTGATTCTACATCGGTCAAAGCCCATCAACATAGTGCCGGTGCTAAAAAAACGCCACAGGACATGA AAGTGAATCAGCACATCGGCGTCAGTCGTGGCGGAAAGACTACCAAACTTCACACTGTCGTCGATGGATTAGGAAACCCCCTTGCTTTTCTTCTGACGGGTGGTCAAGTCTACGATTCCGTTCCAGCGATCGATTTACTTCAGAAGCTTGATATTACAGGAAGTCATATTCTTGGCGACAAAGCTTATGGCTCAGAAGCGTTTCGGAATTGGATTACAACGAAGCAGGCATCCTACACCATTCCGCCTAAAACGAATAGTCAAAACCCATGGAAAGTCGATTGGTATCGCTACAAAGAACGCCACTTAGTGGAGTGCTTTTTCAATAAAATTAAACACTTTCGCCGTGTGGCTACTCGTTACGACAAGTTAGCCAAGTCATTCCTGGCTTTTGTACACGTTGCTGCCATTTTCAAATTGACTCAATGA
- a CDS encoding sigma-54-dependent transcriptional regulator, with amino-acid sequence MTIKTLFVAPYEAMVNLIEECGKEESELNLHVQVGNLQHGVALAKQAEAQGFEAIISRGGTAKLIAEAVDIPVIDVHVSGYDMLRVLTLANDFPRKKAIVGFSSITQGAKAITDLLDIPIDMYTIESEDETEELLKRLKQEGYQLIMGDVVTFETASRLGLLGILIQSGREAIFSAFKETKTVSRWMLKSRLEIERLKKILRVTASDFMVVSEQGEVVYEQWKELETRPRAELPLEADLPGTGSGREMTHTKDADGNTLKVTRTRITVAGSVFVVCEFARLHGTRAAEAHESLKIGLPAPPLVIHQSEAMNACLILIRRCLSYNHFILTGPAGAESELIARYIHFHKFQGNGLYASVKASDLLGLEPETLDGDIKTIHVHTLLPLDSGMKDKLWERLELFKQKGITVVLPVMEQEAQWGNRIYGDGMIRIHLPALAQRKEDLKELVTAFLMHFNQTLGTSAVRIHEQALSLLAGYAWPGDVEELKALLQEAVLMEKGYVLEARLIEELLARKGALPAGLRSDLLTGSLEHIEKKIIEKVLEEEGFNQTKAAKRLDINRSTLWRKLKG; translated from the coding sequence ATGACGATTAAAACGCTGTTTGTGGCGCCTTACGAAGCCATGGTGAATTTGATAGAGGAATGCGGCAAAGAAGAGAGCGAGCTGAACCTGCACGTTCAGGTCGGGAACCTCCAGCATGGCGTGGCTTTGGCGAAGCAAGCGGAGGCACAGGGGTTTGAAGCGATCATCAGCCGCGGAGGCACGGCGAAGCTGATTGCAGAAGCGGTGGACATTCCGGTGATCGATGTGCACGTTTCCGGCTACGACATGCTGCGGGTACTGACGCTGGCCAATGATTTTCCGAGAAAAAAAGCGATCGTAGGGTTTTCATCCATTACCCAAGGCGCCAAAGCGATTACCGATCTGCTGGACATTCCCATCGATATGTACACGATCGAATCCGAGGACGAGACGGAAGAGCTGCTTAAACGTTTGAAGCAGGAGGGCTACCAGCTGATCATGGGCGATGTCGTTACCTTCGAAACCGCATCCCGACTGGGACTCCTGGGCATACTGATCCAATCGGGGCGCGAAGCTATTTTTAGCGCGTTTAAAGAAACCAAAACGGTGTCGCGCTGGATGCTGAAAAGCAGGCTGGAGATCGAACGTTTAAAAAAGATCCTGCGGGTTACAGCGTCTGATTTCATGGTGGTCTCGGAGCAAGGCGAAGTGGTTTATGAGCAGTGGAAGGAGCTGGAGACCAGGCCCCGGGCGGAGCTGCCGCTTGAAGCGGACTTGCCGGGGACCGGCAGCGGACGTGAAATGACCCATACCAAGGATGCGGACGGCAATACGTTAAAAGTCACGAGAACACGGATCACGGTTGCCGGCTCCGTTTTTGTGGTCTGCGAATTTGCCCGGCTCCATGGGACAAGGGCTGCAGAAGCGCATGAAAGCTTGAAAATCGGCCTGCCGGCTCCGCCGCTGGTCATTCACCAAAGCGAAGCGATGAACGCTTGTTTAATTTTGATCCGCCGCTGCCTGTCTTATAATCATTTTATTTTAACGGGGCCGGCCGGGGCCGAATCGGAGCTGATTGCCCGTTATATTCATTTCCACAAATTTCAGGGGAACGGTTTATATGCTTCTGTAAAAGCTTCCGATCTGCTCGGTCTCGAACCCGAAACGCTTGACGGCGATATCAAAACGATTCATGTCCATACGCTGCTGCCGTTGGATTCCGGGATGAAGGACAAGCTGTGGGAACGGCTGGAGCTGTTTAAACAAAAGGGGATTACCGTCGTTTTGCCGGTGATGGAGCAAGAAGCCCAGTGGGGCAACCGGATTTATGGGGATGGGATGATCCGCATTCATCTGCCGGCTTTGGCTCAGCGCAAAGAAGACTTGAAAGAGCTGGTTACGGCATTCCTAATGCATTTCAATCAAACGCTTGGCACTTCTGCCGTCCGCATTCATGAACAGGCGTTGTCTTTGCTGGCCGGTTATGCCTGGCCCGGGGATGTAGAGGAACTGAAGGCGCTGCTGCAGGAAGCTGTTTTAATGGAAAAAGGGTATGTGCTCGAAGCCCGGTTAATCGAGGAACTGCTGGCGCGCAAAGGTGCGCTGCCGGCCGGCTTGCGGTCCGATCTTTTGACCGGCTCCCTGGAGCACATCGAGAAGAAGATCATTGAGAAGGTGCTAGAAGAGGAAGGTTTTAATCAAACGAAGGCGGCCAAACGTTTGGACATTAACCGCTCCACCCTGTGGCGCAAGCTGAAGGGTTAA
- a CDS encoding 2-keto-3-deoxygluconate permease, translating to MKIKAAIDKIPGGMMLIPLLIGAIIRTFFPSIFDLPEFKSSFTGGLLTGTSALLAAFYICLGSTIRFQATGYILKKGVSLWVGKIGTTFLIALLIKAIFPDQNNLFLGLSALAIIAAFSDTNGGLYMALMGQLGRKAEDVAAYSIMSLESGPFFTMLILGVAGLASFPVLAFVFAILPLVLGMILGNLDEKMREFLSKGQEVLIPLFALAIGSGINLTNVVKAGFSGVLLGIGVVVITGVVLFLIDRLTGGNGVAGIAASSTAGNASAVPMAVAAVYTGYSAIAATATLQVTAAVIVTAVLTPLLTTWFAKRAERRNASA from the coding sequence ATGAAAATCAAAGCGGCCATTGACAAAATCCCCGGCGGGATGATGTTGATTCCTTTGCTCATAGGGGCTATCATTCGTACATTTTTTCCATCCATCTTTGATTTGCCGGAATTTAAAAGCTCGTTTACGGGAGGACTTTTAACAGGGACCTCGGCTTTGCTGGCAGCATTTTATATTTGTTTAGGTTCCACGATTCGCTTTCAGGCCACCGGCTATATTTTGAAGAAAGGCGTGAGCCTCTGGGTCGGCAAAATCGGCACGACCTTTCTGATCGCTTTGCTGATCAAAGCCATTTTCCCGGATCAAAACAATCTCTTTCTGGGGTTGTCCGCTTTGGCGATCATAGCTGCTTTCTCCGATACAAACGGCGGCCTTTATATGGCGCTGATGGGACAGCTCGGACGAAAAGCCGAGGACGTTGCCGCTTATTCGATTATGTCGCTTGAATCCGGTCCTTTCTTCACCATGCTGATTCTGGGCGTTGCCGGACTGGCGAGCTTTCCGGTCCTGGCGTTTGTGTTCGCCATCCTGCCGCTGGTTCTCGGTATGATTCTCGGCAACCTGGACGAGAAAATGCGGGAATTTTTAAGCAAAGGACAGGAGGTCCTGATTCCGCTGTTTGCGCTGGCTATCGGCTCGGGCATTAACCTGACCAACGTGGTTAAAGCCGGTTTCTCCGGTGTACTGCTCGGGATTGGCGTCGTTGTGATTACCGGTGTAGTCCTGTTCCTCATCGACCGTTTGACCGGCGGAAACGGCGTAGCCGGCATTGCCGCTTCGTCTACCGCAGGGAATGCTTCAGCCGTGCCTATGGCCGTTGCAGCCGTATACACCGGCTACTCTGCCATTGCGGCTACAGCAACACTGCAGGTTACAGCTGCCGTTATCGTGACGGCCGTTCTGACGCCGCTGCTCACCACCTGGTTCGCTAAACGTGCCGAGCGGCGTAATGCAAGCGCTTAA
- a CDS encoding four-carbon acid sugar kinase family protein codes for MRSFYIIADDLTGANDAGVQLSKIGIASTVWLDFQEGALGSAGDVAIIDTDSRAAEERVAYERSSKASSILRSHGYEHVYKKMDSTLRGNVAAELAAVVSVHQPEVVVVAPAFPKMNRQTLNGYQYVNGRLVSETEFGRDPKTPVTDSSIPNLFKGYVDANRICLISQTELADSPKQTKRKILELAAEGPAWFICDASTDADLEAVARLFAQTGKRTVWAGSAGLIEQLPAALNLKQTFSGQPDKLNIARTLTVSASLSQVTRRQLEKARALPDVFFLEMNPADLIRQTYEVQDMVRTFAGNAHNRHFVLFVDPSAENREATKKLEAELSMNKTEISEAISRELGTIARAILQSFPDINGLVLTGGDTAKAVCNRLGMTRLRLYSEVEPGLPLGKMSDASSSRDYWTVTKAGAFGSENSLANVLSYMNGKDE; via the coding sequence ATGCGTAGTTTTTACATCATTGCGGACGATTTGACGGGGGCCAATGACGCCGGCGTACAGCTGTCGAAGATCGGCATTGCCTCAACCGTCTGGCTGGATTTTCAAGAAGGCGCTTTGGGATCAGCCGGAGACGTGGCGATTATCGATACCGACAGCCGGGCGGCGGAAGAGCGGGTCGCTTATGAACGAAGCAGCAAAGCGAGTTCGATTCTGCGGAGTCATGGCTACGAGCATGTTTATAAAAAAATGGACTCGACATTAAGAGGAAATGTCGCCGCCGAGCTGGCGGCTGTCGTGTCCGTTCATCAGCCTGAAGTTGTGGTGGTTGCGCCGGCATTTCCGAAAATGAACCGGCAAACCCTAAACGGATATCAATACGTAAACGGCCGGCTTGTTTCGGAGACGGAGTTCGGACGGGATCCGAAAACGCCGGTCACGGACAGCAGCATCCCTAATTTGTTTAAGGGTTATGTAGACGCTAACCGGATTTGTCTGATCAGCCAAACGGAATTGGCGGATTCGCCGAAACAGACGAAACGCAAAATTCTGGAGCTGGCTGCTGAAGGCCCGGCCTGGTTCATCTGCGACGCTTCCACAGACGCCGATTTGGAGGCGGTCGCCCGGCTGTTTGCCCAAACCGGCAAACGGACGGTATGGGCCGGATCGGCCGGCTTGATCGAGCAGCTGCCGGCTGCGCTGAACTTGAAGCAAACGTTCAGCGGCCAGCCGGACAAGCTGAACATTGCCCGGACGCTGACGGTTTCCGCCAGCTTGTCCCAGGTGACCAGACGGCAGCTCGAGAAAGCACGGGCGCTGCCGGACGTTTTTTTCCTGGAGATGAATCCGGCGGATTTGATCCGGCAAACCTACGAGGTACAGGATATGGTTCGTACGTTCGCTGGGAATGCGCATAACAGGCATTTCGTGCTGTTCGTGGATCCGTCAGCGGAGAACCGGGAGGCGACCAAAAAGCTGGAAGCGGAGCTTTCCATGAATAAAACGGAAATCAGCGAAGCGATCTCCAGGGAGCTGGGCACGATTGCCCGGGCGATTCTGCAGTCTTTTCCGGATATCAACGGGCTGGTGCTGACGGGAGGAGACACGGCCAAGGCTGTCTGCAACCGGCTGGGCATGACCCGGCTGCGGCTGTACTCCGAGGTGGAGCCCGGACTGCCGCTTGGCAAAATGAGCGACGCATCTTCGTCCCGGGACTATTGGACCGTCACGAAAGCAGGCGCTTTCGGCAGCGAAAATTCTTTGGCGAATGTATTAAGTTATATGAACGGAAAGGATGAATGA
- the pdxA gene encoding 4-hydroxythreonine-4-phosphate dehydrogenase PdxA — MNQIKPIVGITMGDGAGVGPEIILKSLGDPEIYDLCRPVVIGDSKILNRAKAFVHSDLKVETIQEEQIADLPYSFGTVYCLDLNLLSEDLPIGQVSAEAGHAAFEYLAKAIDLANKKAIDAICTAPLNKEALHKGGHKYPGHTEILADLTGTDEFSMMLSAPKLKVIHVTTHVGIIDAVKMINPERVYRVIRLAHDTLVKSGIENPKIAVCGINPHAGENGLFGYGEEEEKVVPAVNKAQGEGINVVGPLPADTLFFRTVRGDFDIVVAMYHDQGHGPVKVLGLDAGVNITVGLPIIRTSVDHGTAFDIAGKGIVEEKSMTEAIRQAVELAPKRK, encoded by the coding sequence ATGAATCAAATCAAACCAATCGTCGGAATCACTATGGGGGACGGAGCGGGCGTAGGACCCGAGATTATTTTAAAAAGTCTGGGCGATCCGGAGATTTATGATCTCTGCCGTCCTGTTGTTATTGGCGACAGCAAAATTTTGAACCGGGCCAAAGCTTTTGTCCACAGCGATTTAAAAGTCGAAACCATTCAAGAGGAGCAAATTGCCGATCTCCCGTATTCCTTCGGGACAGTCTATTGCCTCGATCTGAACCTGCTGAGCGAAGACCTGCCCATCGGCCAGGTGTCGGCGGAAGCCGGCCATGCCGCGTTTGAATATTTGGCCAAAGCAATCGATCTGGCGAACAAAAAGGCAATCGACGCCATCTGCACGGCTCCGCTGAACAAGGAGGCCCTCCATAAAGGCGGGCACAAATATCCGGGCCATACGGAAATTCTGGCCGATTTGACCGGCACAGACGAGTTTTCCATGATGCTGTCCGCGCCTAAACTGAAAGTCATCCACGTCACAACCCATGTCGGAATCATCGACGCTGTGAAAATGATTAACCCGGAACGCGTCTACCGGGTGATCCGGCTGGCCCATGACACGCTGGTCAAATCGGGCATCGAAAATCCGAAAATCGCCGTTTGCGGCATCAACCCGCATGCGGGCGAAAACGGACTGTTCGGCTATGGCGAAGAAGAAGAAAAGGTAGTACCGGCCGTGAACAAGGCGCAGGGCGAAGGGATCAACGTGGTTGGCCCGCTGCCTGCGGATACGCTGTTCTTCCGTACGGTCCGCGGCGATTTCGATATCGTGGTCGCGATGTATCATGACCAGGGACATGGTCCCGTCAAGGTGCTTGGCCTCGATGCGGGCGTCAATATTACGGTCGGCCTGCCGATCATCCGCACCAGCGTCGATCACGGCACCGCGTTCGATATTGCCGGCAAAGGCATCGTGGAAGAAAAAAGCATGACCGAAGCGATCCGCCAGGCCGTCGAGCTGGCTCCAAAAAGAAAATAA
- a CDS encoding GntR family transcriptional regulator — protein MIWISIGGESGMKEQRSETKRKNLLYRQVADKVRADIAAKGMRPHEPVLSEGELAKLYGVSRMTAKLALELLVREGLVYRLARRGTFVSGQTDRLERKAGSPEGNQEAALPQAPGRQLTIRPEQKRVALVFPNLDEYTARIIGAAEAEAREAGYQVLIRVSRDKDDESECLQELQEAGVDGIILYPRGRKTCSEKVLQLYLANYPIVVIDRIFREVRIDCVYHDHYQGTYQLTEYLIGKGHREIGYVSMAFDGVTSREDRYRGYLQAMLDHDLSINSHSIFLHCGEEYMDNLTALNPQLQAFLEGSPGLTAVLCADDYLATSCLYTAFHMSRSVPDQLSIAGFSDIQLASLLPVPLTTVRQTTDQLGQAAVKLLVKRINNSRENPITIKVNTSLVERGSVKQMSTDYNVHI, from the coding sequence GTGATATGGATCAGTATCGGAGGGGAAAGTGGGATGAAGGAGCAGCGCAGCGAAACCAAACGGAAGAACCTGCTGTATCGGCAGGTAGCAGATAAAGTCAGGGCCGATATAGCGGCCAAAGGAATGCGGCCCCATGAGCCTGTTCTCTCGGAAGGTGAACTGGCCAAGCTTTACGGCGTAAGCCGGATGACGGCCAAGCTGGCGCTTGAGCTGCTGGTCAGAGAAGGGCTGGTCTACAGACTGGCACGCAGGGGCACCTTCGTGTCGGGGCAGACAGACCGTCTTGAACGAAAAGCCGGCAGTCCTGAAGGGAACCAAGAAGCGGCCCTGCCGCAAGCGCCGGGAAGGCAGCTGACGATCAGGCCGGAGCAGAAGCGGGTGGCGCTGGTGTTCCCCAACCTGGATGAATATACAGCCCGAATTATTGGCGCCGCTGAAGCCGAGGCGAGAGAAGCCGGTTATCAGGTGCTGATCCGGGTATCCAGAGATAAAGACGATGAAAGTGAATGTCTGCAGGAGCTGCAGGAGGCTGGGGTTGACGGGATCATTCTTTATCCGAGAGGCCGCAAAACCTGCAGCGAAAAGGTGCTTCAGCTGTATCTGGCAAATTACCCGATCGTTGTGATTGACCGGATTTTCCGGGAGGTTCGAATTGACTGTGTGTACCACGATCATTATCAGGGGACCTACCAGTTGACGGAATATTTGATTGGCAAAGGGCACCGGGAGATCGGCTACGTGTCGATGGCTTTCGACGGAGTGACGAGCCGTGAGGATCGTTATAGAGGGTACCTGCAGGCGATGCTGGATCATGACTTGTCGATCAACAGCCATAGCATCTTTCTACATTGCGGAGAGGAATACATGGACAACTTGACCGCGCTGAATCCACAGCTGCAGGCTTTTCTGGAAGGGAGCCCCGGCCTAACGGCCGTGCTTTGTGCCGACGATTATTTGGCAACCTCCTGTTTATATACGGCGTTTCATATGAGCAGGTCGGTGCCGGATCAGCTGTCTATCGCCGGTTTCTCCGATATCCAGCTGGCCAGCCTGCTTCCCGTCCCGCTAACGACAGTACGTCAAACGACCGACCAGCTGGGGCAAGCCGCAGTCAAGCTATTGGTCAAACGGATCAATAATTCCCGGGAAAACCCAATTACGATAAAAGTTAACACTTCGCTTGTGGAACGCGGTTCTGTCAAACAAATGTCAACGGATTATAATGTGCATATATAA
- a CDS encoding Vps62-related protein translates to MLIRRGEWSGSIFQEVRRIRKARQAKIWILALLVGILTVSGLGLPGASLAGAESEEGFGFGADNSDAARLSASYASHLPVTVYDNSPYGGKEQAFDIGSYDWDVINAGVGNDKISSLRVAPGYKVTLYKDAGFSGATKVFTADVMYVDDFNDQASSLKVEAITPLDATSFAVPGNAYTDMSKRSVLESFAPKIWFAQGEVYFPSSVEYTFPYVERYLNPNSGNYEFRTKEALNPYNKKLPYFNGDLQNAPIYAFWVEKDYNNVDLVYFQFSPYDLGKTVLGSEFGDHVGDFERVTVRLAKFVYNGQNYLKPVQVFYGYHSSGITYRWDEVDKIGGTHPVAYSAFGSHGMWKDPGNHVYQDIVIAKLTDVTNQGTSWDTWNRVQAFEYFPNASTGVGLGNPWPTWLNKDYTNPNSGAVYRFGNPAQGSVFGQPLLADGPTGPQEKTALTSDTILD, encoded by the coding sequence ATGCTTATTCGCAGAGGGGAATGGAGCGGATCTATCTTCCAGGAAGTTCGTCGCATCCGGAAAGCCAGGCAGGCCAAGATCTGGATATTGGCTTTACTGGTTGGTATTTTGACCGTTTCCGGCTTGGGGCTGCCAGGCGCCAGCCTTGCTGGAGCGGAATCCGAGGAAGGGTTCGGGTTCGGAGCTGATAACAGTGATGCGGCCCGCTTGTCTGCCAGCTATGCTTCCCATTTGCCGGTGACGGTTTATGACAATTCGCCTTATGGAGGCAAAGAGCAGGCTTTTGACATTGGCAGTTATGACTGGGACGTGATCAATGCCGGAGTAGGAAACGATAAGATTTCCTCCCTGCGGGTTGCACCGGGCTACAAGGTTACCCTGTACAAGGATGCCGGTTTCTCCGGAGCAACCAAAGTTTTTACTGCTGATGTTATGTACGTCGATGACTTTAACGATCAGGCAAGCAGTCTGAAGGTCGAAGCCATTACACCGCTTGATGCCACAAGCTTCGCCGTACCGGGCAACGCCTACACGGACATGTCCAAACGCAGTGTGCTCGAATCATTTGCTCCTAAAATCTGGTTTGCGCAAGGCGAAGTTTATTTTCCATCCTCCGTGGAGTACACGTTCCCTTATGTGGAACGCTACCTCAATCCTAACTCCGGGAATTACGAATTCAGAACCAAAGAAGCTTTGAACCCTTACAACAAGAAGCTCCCTTATTTCAATGGCGACCTGCAAAATGCGCCCATCTACGCCTTTTGGGTCGAGAAAGATTACAACAATGTTGATTTAGTTTACTTCCAGTTCTCCCCATACGATCTGGGCAAAACCGTGCTCGGCAGTGAATTTGGCGACCATGTGGGCGACTTTGAACGCGTAACGGTCCGCTTAGCCAAGTTCGTCTACAACGGCCAGAACTATTTGAAGCCAGTTCAAGTGTTCTACGGCTATCATTCTTCCGGTATTACTTACCGCTGGGATGAAGTGGACAAGATCGGCGGCACACATCCGGTTGCTTACTCGGCCTTTGGTTCCCACGGCATGTGGAAAGACCCGGGCAATCATGTGTATCAGGATATCGTGATCGCCAAGCTGACCGACGTAACGAATCAGGGAACGTCTTGGGATACGTGGAACCGGGTACAGGCATTTGAATACTTCCCGAATGCATCGACCGGTGTAGGTCTTGGCAATCCATGGCCAACCTGGCTGAACAAAGATTATACCAATCCGAACAGCGGTGCGGTATACCGGTTCGGCAATCCGGCGCAGGGCTCCGTCTTTGGACAGCCGCTGCTGGCGGACGGCCCAACGGGACCTCAGGAGAAAACAGCCCTGACAAGCGATACAATTTTAGATTAA